In the genome of Cyclopterus lumpus isolate fCycLum1 chromosome 19, fCycLum1.pri, whole genome shotgun sequence, the window CACCCAGTAAAGGTTGTCCTTGAAGAAGTAGGCATCTCCTaaagtgcagcagcagcagtgtgacTCTCATTCCTTTTTGTTCGCATTACACAATTAATAAAACATCAGCACTACTAGTCGTCAAACACTCTACAGGgtccctttaagcaaataaTACTTCTTCCACACTGCACAAACAGTAActaaatattttacataataATCATTTCTAATTTTGACTTTAATCAGTTATTTTCAATTGCTTTAAAACGTCATACCTTCCATACCAAAATGTAATCCccctaaaataaaacatgtatgcCTCTGAACACAATGTTGTTACCTGCTCCCcagctgatgatgtcatccatGTGGGTGGGCACTCCTCCCCAGATGCCCGTGTCCCGTGGGTAGCCCGGCTCCGGCTGCCTGGTCACATGTTCGCCTTCACGGCTGTCGTCAAACCTCCAAAACTCCCCACCGCTGAACAGGTAGGTCTTGCCGTTGTGGGCCCAGATGAAGGCTGCCTCCACTCGGTCCACCAGCACCCCGCTCTTTGACCTCATGCCCCATTCGGAGAGGGGCCGAGGGTAGCCACTCATGGCCATTGTGTCCTTGAGGACCCAGTACAGAGATCCTGAACAGACAAAGGAAAGAAATCTGAATTTGTTTGTGCAAATTAGAGgtaaaaatatgtttgtgatGCTTAAATGGTTTCTCATTCAAGGGTCGTTGGTATTGTTATGCAATGTGTTTAGGATTCCTGCTGTTTTGACATAATTAGTTTAATCCTGCACCATAGAAGCATTTCTCCCTTGCTCAAAACCACTACCTACAAATAATATCATACGTGAGAAGAATCAACCACGTTCACATCTTCTGCTCTGACTCTGACTAACCACAATTAGATTCACCAACGCTGCGCAAGACCACCGGATTTAGTTCCTCACCAATAAAGAAGATGATGCTGCTGTCACTCTTTCGCTCGTACACGGCATCGACCTTTTTAGTTCCTTGCGGGAGGCCGATCCAGAAGTTTTTAATCTGAGCCGGATTGAGGGACACCAATGACCCGTCTCGCTTAGTTCTCCAGAAGTGTGCACCTTTCCAAGACAAGAGAGGGAACATGACATGTGTCACTGTATATGCAGACTCACGAGTCTATCGATAAAACTAAAACACCAGCTaattctgaatttatttttgtGAGATGAACAATGTAAACATGATTTTGGAGACTTTTAAGTCAATTTCTATGTTGCGAAATATCTATGCCGTACGTTTTTAGAATGATTTCTTCTCACCTTTAAAGAAGAAGACTTCTCCTCTGATATTTGCCACTGCATCAAAGCCTCCCTGACAGCGCTCGTGAAACGAGGGGTCAGAACTGGGACAGAAAAAAGTTACGTCCTATTATATTTTGTAGGATGTAGTTTGATAACATATTCACTAGAGGGTGCAACAAGACCAGCCACTGTGACAGCGAGAATCGATCAGAAGGCTTTTATCAACATCTACTGGTCTTAAATGACTCCTCATCCTTCATGAGTAAACAGAGTGCATTGAGAGGATATTCTTAGTTTGTAAATGCAAATGATAAGTGCTTATTGTCTGGATGCATGTACAGTGATTGTTTCCTCTGGCTCTACTTACAGCTGTGTTGGTCTTGGAGATGGGGGACTGGGCAGGCGTGGGAGGTCAGGATCAACACCTCCTGGTGGTCTGCTGTCCTTCACACCTACAACAGAACGGTGACAGCAGGAAACGTTGAAGAGGTGGTGAACGCTGATGACAGCGCTGCAAAAATTGTGCAAGCAACCTACATTCTTCTCTTCGCCAGGGGAGCTTGACACACaggattctttatttttaagacTCGGAAGGAAACTGTTGAAatccagtttgtgtgtgtgcacctttcCACATATTTTTACCAGACTAATAAATCATTTCATAAGGAGGAGGTTTCCGGCCTCTTGGTTTTAACTTATAGTACAAGCTATCATCACATTAACAACAAGCAACCATTAGTTCAGGGCCACTTCTGCATTTTTTATCTACCATACACCACCAATGGTCATAGTTACCTGCACAGTAAGGCTTTAATTCCACAATAAAGCAAGAATATGACAATAATGAATGGTGGAAAATGCCACATACTGTAAATGGGACTAAGTAAATATCACAGAGACTGATACTCTGCACTCGGATCCAGATTGTGGTCAGTCCAACTGGTTACTGACCATAAAGCTGCTGGATTGCATGCCTGTCGTCCAGGGCCAGTCTGTAGTTGGGGATGTCCCCTACAGGACCCTGGTAGTAGGGCCTCATGATGGACGGATCGGACGATGAATGGGACAGGCCCAGCGCGTGCCCAAACTCGTGCACTGCAACTGTGAACAGgtctgtgctgctgctgaggcCTGAGGATGTGTGAAGAAGATCACATATACAACCATGATTGAGACATATTTTCCTCTTTTGCTAATAGTCTCCGTTTCCTTTTTGATTACTGCGGAACAGTTTTTCATTTTCGGAGCACAGATTGTCAGACACGTCTTGTGAACAGCCATCATAAATCCATCCATCAGGAGTTCAATCAGTAAATACCTCCATAGCTCCAgatctcatcatcatcaaagtGTGTGTCACCCGCCACTTCATCCCTGCCAGGGAAGAAGGCGTGGGCCAGGGTGCCACCCTGCCCGTCAAAAGGGTACCCGTCGTCGTGAAGCGAGCGTGCAAAAGCCACTCTGATGTCCCCTCCAGTTGCCGCCCCCCTGATGTCACTCGGCAGCCGACGGAAACTCACGGGGACCTCGTCGCTCCAGGCTTTGAAGGCGTGAGTCAGGATCATGTCCACCAAATCGCGAGGCAGaccgggtgagagggagggcgTAGGGTAGCTGTGGACACTGCAGACAAGAACAGATTATATATTGTAACAAAGTTGTAGACTGTTTGAATTGTCCTctagttttatttcatttttcctGCCTAACACAAAGTTAACGGATAGGGTCTGGCGATATTCTgagtttttgttgttattgtcaacaaatccaatgTAAAGATTAAAACCAACCAGTATTTCCTGTGTAGCCAAAATCtgatgttgtgtatttgtgccacattgttgtccaaaaacacatcaatgactAAATGGCATTGGTGGCATATTCCTTTCATTGTTACCAAGGTGGGTACTGTAGTTTATCACACACAGCATCCTGTTGCTTTAAGGTCCTATTGCTGTAAACTCGACCACAAACTGGGTATTAGCCCTcagctaaaataaataacacaagatTAATTTAGAATACCACCAACcttattgtgtatttaaatatgtatgtttgtatcaCCATGTATTTCTTCTCTTAATGTATTTGATGTCATATTGATGAGCTTGTGGGACTatggataaaaagaaaagacactaACACACTTCCCCAAAAGCCTAACTTCCTCTATTTAATTATCCTTGATCATAACATTGGCTTTAAAACATAACATGTTGCTCTAATTAAAATCTTCAAAATGAAAGCCGTAACCTTTATATAAAATGtacttgttgttgtgacacacAAAACTCTGTGATGACATGAAGCCACAGTGTAAGATGACAGGAAACACACCTCCATGTGAGGTCTGTCTTATGCCACTTAAGGCCTGACAGGGCGtatcttttcctcctcctcctcctcctcctcatcatgtcctcatTTCCAACAATATCAGGGAGAGAGCATCGAGGTGTAGACATGAGTTTGAGGGTTTCATTGTCTGGAAGAGAAGTTAATCACATATATGGTGAAACTAAAAGGCAGATTACACCCCAGATAtgtaacatctcagatacacataatatattgtCGTGATAGAACCGTGTTTAGAGGTTGTTACCGAGAACCCCGCTTTCCTGGACCCCGCCAAACCTCTGCATGAGACGAATGGCCTTCTCAATCCCCTCTTTGGTCTGCAGTTTACTGGTGCGcgggtcaggaggaggaaggtagCCATACCTGCTCAGCCAATCctgcacaaaaaagaaagaaacttgaACAAATTTGGTCGTTTTGTGGTTTTTCAAAATATATTATCAGAGCACATGGATGTTGGgtcataaagacacatttaattcCTTTGGTGGTGAATAACTTCACCATTAAAACCATTCTAATCACTGTGAATTTACTCATTGATATTATATCATCGGTTGAGTGAGTGGCTAGATGGATAAAGGCCGCGTGCGTATGACAATTGGCATACTGCAGATGAACTGAGAAACGACTGCAGGTGATGTTGAATCTGGTGTGAACGGTTTGATGCTAAGCATATCTAGAACAAAACCAGTCAAATCGGTTTCTTAAAAGTGATTTTGAAACCCGCCCTTCCTCCTGCGCCGCCTCCACCCTTCCACTGTGCTAGTAGAAAGGAAAAGGTAGTGGCTCGTTCCTCAACAGTTGACTTTCGGTGGGTTTTACACTGCATAAAATGCCCACCACAAGTAGTTTAATGTTCTACTCAGTATTTTACTTTCAccaaaaatgtataattttcaGCTACTTCTGgtgttctattttattttaaaaaatgttatactGATACTATTTTTGCTGTCTGATTTCACCTGGAAGACTGTTTGACTCCACTCACATGATCATGTGTTGCagcccaaaacaccagcagacATGGCGGAAGTGAAACTTTACTTTTATCTTACACACATGCAAAGTTGCgcaaaaaataatgttgtttttgaggAAGTGTTTGCGTGAACAAAGGAAGCTCACAGATTTCTAAATTGTGTTGCCTTTCAGGATCTAAATACTTGGTAATCACTGAAGATGTGCAATCAACTTAATCTATTATCCTAATACAACAATGAcaattgtcatttttattttaaacctaCTTTTACCTGAAAATAAGTAAAACATTACCTAAATACAGAACACCATGTCTATATAATAccttttctttatgttttttaaacctCAGAAGTCACATGGATGCTTCCTGTGCACCAGCCTCTCTGCCATCATGACACCCTGATTCTCATATTAATATGAGATAGAAATCTGTACATGATGCAAAGACAGGCCATACACATATTGACAATTGATTATATGATTGAATGAGTTTTCCCAAAAACCTGCTGATGGTTTGACATCTTACTAACTtgatgtatacatatgtgtacatacatatgtgttactatatattactatatatatttgaaatgcgTCTTTCACCCAGAACTaaaaatataatcaacaaaGTGATAAATCATCGACTAACCTATCATTAGACTGAGCAAGTAAATATAACGCTCAATTACACAGCAAGTTTAAATACATAATGCCCAATAACCGAAgggcagccacacacacattgaagaGTTTTAGTACAGTTGCAtgtttttcctcccctcttaATAAAGAGAGAATGAACTCACCACCGCTCTGTACTGCTCGGGCAGCGCTGATGTGCTTCCCGTTAAGGTCAAAAGCATCAACAGCACACGACCCAACTCCATATTGCACTCCCTGCAACCACAAAAATGCTTAATTGTTATGGCGACACTCATCATCTGGAGAAAACAGAGACATTTCTAGTTTATAAATGCACCAGCTGCCTCCGAACCATCCGAAACAAAGCTCACCGTTGTTTCTGCTTCAGTGTCTCTCGGGACTAGGCTGGGCTGATCgatctccagctctctctctctctctgcctctgccaTCCCTCGCTCACAGCGAGCTGCTTGAGGCTTTCACCATCCGCCCATAACGCGGAGGAGGGAGCGCGTGCGTGGTGCGAGTGGCTACAGGTACAGGTGAGAAGATGAAACGGAACCATCAGGTTCTTCTCCGTTTGGTCCCTGcggtgtttttaaaaatctctGAATTAAAACAATGTAGGACTGGATGTGGTGTCTATTGCAGCTGCAGAATCTGAACATGCTATTTTCATTGGTTGAACCTCCTCCTTATTTTAACAATTGTTGGATTTTAGAACATAAATAAACTCCTACATGATTATTATGTTGTGTTTGATCCATCTGAAAACATATTTAGATAACTACAATAGCTTTTCTTCAGGTAATCTTGAATCAAGTATGTCAACATTCCTCTCAATCcattctcttctcttttctaaTATGTAGATTTACCTTGGGTTGTGGAAATATCCATGAGGAATGTTGCTCCTAAAAACTGGAATATGTTGTATGGTATCTCATTTGAAATGTTTCACTTCCCTGTTAATGTCCAATCCAAAGCTTTTACCAGCTAATGTTGAGTACTCCCATCAATTACAGGACAGTCGATGCTGTATTTTTGTTAAATCCACCCTGAGTTCTAATCCAGTATCGTCCTAATTTAGTTCCCCTCAGATGTAATGGCAGTTTCCTGGATTTCACCAACAATGCAGTAATGGGTGTGTTTTGACTCATGGctctgtattgtattgtattacatttttgctGCTTCATACACCATGCAACCATAATCTATGAACTAGACTTCATGGGTAACCAATACAAACGGCATACCATTTATAATAGCAGTAATAATAATCACAGAAATGCTACATAGATACTTGATTACAGCCATGCTTTATGAATGGCATGTTCATATACAATCTGGTCAAACAGTTCGAGATAAATTAAGTTCTTGTCATTATAGAACGTACAACTATTAGGAATAGTACGTACAACTAATGACGTACATGTTTGTTGAGCCGGCTCATGTTGGAATGGAGAGAAATGAGGTTGTAGATAAATTAAAATTTTAACAAAAATGATCTTTCAGAAATTTCAGAAGCAAAATTAGTAATACAGCACGAAATAATGACATCTTAGCAGGAAATTTGGAATAATGACAATCAGGGTAGAAATGATAACAAAATTCAGACATCAGTCAGTAAAAAGGGATGGAAGTAAATGTTGAAAAGAAGTTGTT includes:
- the mmp25b gene encoding matrix metalloproteinase-17, which translates into the protein MELGRVLLMLLTLTGSTSALPEQYRAVDWLSRYGYLPPPDPRTSKLQTKEGIEKAIRLMQRFGGVQESGVLDNETLKLMSTPRCSLPDIVGNEDMMRRRRRRRKRYALSGLKWHKTDLTWSVHSYPTPSLSPGLPRDLVDMILTHAFKAWSDEVPVSFRRLPSDIRGAATGGDIRVAFARSLHDDGYPFDGQGGTLAHAFFPGRDEVAGDTHFDDDEIWSYGGLSSSTDLFTVAVHEFGHALGLSHSSSDPSIMRPYYQGPVGDIPNYRLALDDRHAIQQLYGVKDSRPPGGVDPDLPRLPSPPSPRPTQLSDPSFHERCQGGFDAVANIRGEVFFFKGAHFWRTKRDGSLVSLNPAQIKNFWIGLPQGTKKVDAVYERKSDSSIIFFIGSLYWVLKDTMAMSGYPRPLSEWGMRSKSGVLVDRVEAAFIWAHNGKTYLFSGGEFWRFDDSREGEHVTRQPEPGYPRDTGIWGGVPTHMDDIISWGAGDAYFFKDNLYWVLQNGGLNQDVVTPKSIAVDWLRCPAPPATSTPRIPKCGCDLKGSSSFLRSSWLLLISVIVVVHEFIRK